One Etheostoma cragini isolate CJK2018 chromosome 6, CSU_Ecrag_1.0, whole genome shotgun sequence DNA window includes the following coding sequences:
- the wnt4b gene encoding wingless-type MMTV integration site family, member 4b, which yields MPTVSTVNLTAPLLLLLLWATQPTMATNWLSLARLPRSRPVSGAAPCARLRGLTPGQVGVCRARGEVMESVRKAAEMVIEECQHQFRNRRWNCSTTTRGINVFGRVMNQGTREAAFVHALSSAAVAVAVTRACTRGELERCGCDRKVRGVSPEGFQWSGCSDNLSYGVAFSQTFVDEPERAKGLSAGRPLMNLHNNEAGRKAILHNMQVECKCHGVSGSCELRTCWKVMPPFRRVGVVLKERFDGATEVRLTRIGSRTALLPRDPQVKPPAARDLVYLAPSPDFCHLDPDNGIPGTAGRRCNGTSRLAPDGCELVCCGPGYRAGRAEVVQRCSCKFSWCCSVRCQQCKNTVTIHTCRV from the exons aTGCCAACTGTCTCCACTGTCAATCTCACGGCAccactcctcctcctgttgctATGGGCAACTCAACCCACCATGGCAACCAACTGGCT CTCCCTGGCGAGGTTGCCTCGCTCCAGGCCCGTGTCCGGTGCTGCCCCATGTGCGCGGCTGAGGGGGCTGACCCCAGGGCAGGTGGGGGTGTGCAGGGCGCGAGGGGAGGTCATGGAGTCCGTACGCAAGGCAGCCGAGATGGTCATAGAAGAG TGCCAGCACCAGTTCAGGAACCGCCGCTGGAACTGTTCCACCACCACACGTGGGATCAATGTATTTGGCAGAGTCATGAACCAAG GGACTCGTGAGGCGGCCTTTGTGCATGCTTTGTCCTCAGCAGCCGTGGCAGTAGCTGTGACCCGAGCCTGCACTCGCGGGGAGCTGGAGAGGTGTGGATGTGACAGGAAGGTCAGGGGGGTCAGCCCCGAGG GCTTCCAGTGGTCAGGGTGCAGTGACAACCTGTCCTATGGTGTGGCTTTCTCCCAAACATTTGTGGATGAACCAGAACGAGCCAAGGGGCTGTCGGCAGGGCGACCGCTCATGAACCTCCATAACAACGAGGCTGGCCGAAAG GCCATCCTTCACAACATGCAGGTGGAGTGCAAGTGTCATGGCGTCTCCGGTTCCTGTGAGTTGAGGACCTGCTGGAAGGTTATGCCTCCATTCAGGCGCGTTGGCGTTGTACTCAAAGAACGCTTTGATGGAGCCACAGAG GTTCGCCTGACTCGTATAGGATCCAGGACAGCCCTGCTTCCCCGTGACCCCCAAGTCAAACCCCCTGCTGCCAGAGATCTTGTATACCTTGCGCCCTCTCCAGATTTCTGCCATCTCGACCCTGACAACGGTATCCCTGGGACTGCTGGTAGGAGATGTAACG GAACCTCCCGCCTGGCGCCAGACGGCTGCGAGCTGGTGTGCTGTGGGCCAGGGTACAGAGCGGGCCGGGCTGAGGTGGTCCAGCGCTGCTCCTGCAAGTTCTCCTGGTGCTGCTCAGTCCGCTGCCAGCAGTGCAAGAACACAGTGACCATTCACACCTGTAGAGTCTGA
- the cdc42l gene encoding cell division cycle 42, like — MQTIKCVVVGDGAVGKTCLLISYTTNKFPSEYVPTVFDNYAVTVMIGGEPYTLGLFDTAGQEDYDRLRPLSYPQTDVFLVCFSVVSPSSFENVKEKWVPEISHHCPRTPFLLVGTQVDLREDSNTIEKLAKNKQRPLYPESGEKLARELKAVKYVECSALTQRGLKNVFDEAILAALEPPETKTKRKCVLL; from the exons ATGCAAACTATAAAATGTGTTGTGGTAGGGGACGGTGCAGTAGGAAAGACCTGCTTACTGATCTCATACACAACCAACAAGTTCCCCTCAGAATATGTGCCCACG GTATTCGACAATTATGCAGTGACGGTGATGATTGGGGGCGAGCCCTATACACTCGGCCTATTTGACACAGCAG GTCAGGAGGATTATGACAGGCTGCGTCCTCTCAGCTATCCACAGACGGACGTGTTCCTTGTATGTTTCTCTGTCGTCTCCCCCtcatcatttgaaaatgtcaaagagaAG TGGGTTCCTGAGATTTCGCACCACTGCCCACGCACACCCTTTCTGTTAGTGGGTACGCAGGTGGATCTGCGGGAAGACAGCAACACGATCGAGAAGTTGGCGAAAAACAAACAGCGCCCCCTATATCCTGAAAGCGGAGAGAAGCTGGCTCGTGAGCTCAAGGCTGTCAAATACGTGGAGTGCTCTGCTCTGACACAG CGAGGGCTTAAGAATGTGTTTGACGAGGCCATCCTGGCGGCCCTGGAGCCTCCTGAGACCAAAACCAAGAGAAAATGCGTCCTGCTATAG